In Homo sapiens chromosome 8, GRCh38.p14 Primary Assembly, the genomic window CTTACAACCTCCTGACAATGTACAGGAAGCGGAGGAAAGTGGCCACACAGTGTACAGCGTTGAGTGGACCATAACAGTTTAGCTAGAGGCCGACAGCATTCCTGCGAGCTGGAGAGTTGTCAAAGTGGCTTTGGCATGGGTCTTCTATTAGAAACATGGGCTACTGACATCCCATCGGGGCTAGAGAAGAAGGCCACTTTTGGATGGAGATGCTCATGCACATGGAAGTGACCAAGGCCAACAGAAAAGAGCAGGCATCATGATAAATCTCTTCAGCTTAGTCACTGGGGTGTGAACAGGGAAATGACCCAGGCAGGTCTAAAAGGCAGAACAAGAACCTTCTGGTGAATACAATCAACTCAGTTACCCAGGCACAGAGAAATGGCAGTGGGTTTTATTTCTCTCATGTGACATGGGGGGTTTTCCCCTTATCAGTCTGGCACGTTATAATGAATGGTCTAAAGGTTTTTTCTCctcaactatttttatttattgtaccCATATCTATTGCACTTATAACGTAGTTATAGTGTAATACTGTGGTGActtattataaaaatgtgtaaagcAGTACAtgctattatataaaattaaaataatataaatacataaaattaaaataatataaatacgtaggccaggcgcggtggctcatgcctgtaatcctagcactttgggaggctgaggcgggcggattacttgaagtcaggagttcaaaaccagcctggccaagatggtgaaaccctgactctactaaaaatacaaaaattagccaggcatggcggtgggtacctgtaatcccagctactcgggaggctgaggcaggagaattgcttgaacccgggaggcagaagttgcagtgagctgagatcacgccactgcattcctgcctgggcaacagagcaagactctgtctcaaaaaaaaaaaaaaaaaaagtatatatatgtgtgtgtgtgtgtgtatgtgtgtgtatatatgtgtgtatatatgtgtgtgtgtatacatatgtgtgtgtgtatatatatatgtaaaaatatgtgtgGTTTCTACCTTCTTTCTCTTTAAAGGTAACTGTTGTTAACAGGTAGGTAttaaagaattttagaaaataattttgaaaaggaaaatctCTTGCCACTCTTTTCTCCTGtgttctagtttttatctatACATGTGCATACTTTTTGCAATTTTAATCTTAcagttcaaattatttttgtgtatttataaacagttttccatattgcagcataaTCCTGAGTGTTTTAATGGCTGCGTGATTGTTTGTATTTACTATGAAAATTTGGGTATTGCTGAGTATGTATTTGGTTTTTTACTCTCAGTTTATGCTGCTTCATATTTTTCCACTATGTGtagtctttcttcttcttttgaattAACTTTCTTGGGACAAATTTTCAAGAGTGTAATTACTGGAGCAAATGGTTTGAGTGTTTTTATGACTTTAATGTGTATTATTAAGGATTTGtaactgtctctcttttttttttttttggtgagacagagtatcgctttgttgcccaggctggagtggaatggcgcgatctcggctcactgccacctccgcctccccggttcaagcgattctccttgcctcagtctcccgagtagctgggattacagacgtgtgcaaccacacctggctacttttttgtatttttagtagagatagggtttcaccgtgttggccaggctggtcttgaactcccgacctcaagtgatccgcccacttcggcctccctaagtgctgggataacaggcgtgagccaccgcgcccagccttgtaaCCGTCTCTtctaataaaatttactttttttttttgagacggagtcttgctctgtcaccaggctggagtgcagtggtgcaaccttggctcactgcaacttctaccttctgggttcaagcgattctcctgcctcaccctcccaagtagctgggactgcaggcacgcaccaccaggcccagctaatttttgtatttttagtagagacggggtttcaccatgttggccaggatggtctcgatctcttgacctcgtgatctgcccgccttggcctcccaaagtgctgggatcacaggcgtgagccaccgcgcccggccaaatttacTTTAAAGGACGCATAGCATGGATCCATATATGCGtctcttgtttttaaaagaaaaatcatttttttctcatttcaaaaaaatCACGTTAACTATAATTAATGAAgtgcagaaaaatagaaaattattcgTAAGCTTTCCAGAGGCTTccatcattaatattttatttcctttcagtcTTCTAAAGTTGTTTTTGCAGTAGCTGAGGCCTACTGTGTATACAATGTTGCAGAGTGTGCTTTTTGCTTAACAGGAATGTTTATTAAAACAGTAAATATccattttaatatctttataaCATTCTGTCATATGGCTGTTAGCATggattctttttccatttattgaatGTGAGGGATTTCGATTGTTTCCAGTTCTTTTAGTTCAGTTTGTATTGAATACATATAACAATGTGGTTTCTTACTGTTGGTGATGGGTCAACCTCTAGTGATGACTATGACTCCAAGAAACGCAAACAGCGGGCTGGTGGAGAGCCCTGGGGTGCTAAGAAGCCAAGGCATGACCTGCCTCCTTACCGGGTCCACCTCACTCCTTACACTGTGGACAGGTGAGtggcgaggctgaggtgggctgagtCTTGCTGCTGGTAATAGTTTCTTATGTAAATGAGATGGCGTCTATGCAAGTGCACATGTATGTTCTTACAGCCTTTTCTTACAAAACGAAAAGCACATGGAAACCTGTTGTACATACTGTTTGGTGGTTTGCCTTTTCACTGAATGTACTTTAGATTTTATTTCGTATGAACATTTATTagatctagttctttttttttttttttttttttagcaactaCACAGTATTCATTGAATGGATGAACATGATTTATTTACCCAGTTCTCCATTTGCACTCTATCCTAAATTTTCTTGGAATGAACATCCTTCTACCTACACCTGTGTGTTTGTTGCGATCAATTTCTAGAAATGGAGCAGCTGGCTCAAAGGCTTTGCTTTAAGCTTCCATAGCTATTGCCAGTTCTCCTGAAGAGGCTGTGCCCCTTCTGCTCTAACCAGTGGGGTGTGGAGACCTTATTTCCCCGTGCCGTTGCCAACACTGTTAGCCGACTTTTTCATCTTTGTCTGTCTAGTTGGTGACACATGATAATGtggtttgcatttctttaattgtAAGTGAGATTGAGCATATTTTCCTGGCCTCTAATTCTTATGTATTTCTCTTAAGAACCTATTGATGTCAATTTTCCGTTTTAGGCTTTTGaactttttgttactgatttgtgAGTTCCTTTATATTAAGGCAATGACCCATTTCTCTGTCATGTGttataagtgttttcttttttccctttcccagtttgACTTTTGCCATCTAGAGTTTGTAAATTAAGTGGTCAGATCTGATCTAGCTTCCTTGAGAGGTGCCTTACTTCAAAAGTTCtcagactgaaaaaaaattcGCCCATTTTTTCAAATCTTTGATGGTTTCATTTCGAATGTTTTAGTCTTTGCTCAGTCTGGATTCCCTTGCTGTCTTCCTGTAGCCCCATCTGTGACTTCCTAGAACTCCAGCGCCGTTACCGCAGCCTCCTGGTCCCCTCAGATTTTCTGTCCGTGCATCTGAGTTGGCTATCAGCCTTCCCCCTGAGCCAGCCCTTTTCCCTCCATCATCCAAGCCGGATCCAGGTCTCTTCTGAAAAGGAGGCAGCTCCAGACGCTGGTGCTGAGCCCATCACTGCAGACAGTGACCCCGCTTATAGTTCGAAGGTAAGCTGACAGGCGTCTCTCACTTATCTGATTTCTGGAGGCTGAAGGCAGCTCTGAGTGTCTCCTCCTGCACAGGTACTGCTGCTCTCTTCCCCGGGGTTGGAGGAATTGTATCGTTGTTGCATGCTCTTTGTGGATGACATGGCTGAGCCAAGGGAGACGCCAGAGCATCCTCTGAAGCAGATTAAGGTAAGAGCTGGAGAGCAGGAGGAGATGCATTCACGGGTAATGTGCACAACCTGTCATGTTTTGAGTGTTCGGCTCCTGTTCCTGAATGCATAAAACGAGGCATCTCAGAGCCGAACACCCCTCATTTCACCCAGGAGGAAGGTGCAGCTCAGAGCTGTTACGACTAGTCAGAGAGAGCGAGGTGGCTGGTTCATGTTTGCAGATAGAGACCTCACTGTGTGGTGGACTTCCCCACTTCCGGCTGCCTTCATCCTGATGGGTGGCAGCCTTGCCCTGCAGTGGGAGACCCAGGtaatgtagttttttgttttgtatcccTGATCTCTTCTTGCAGTTTTTGCTGGGCAGGAAAGAAGAGGAGGCAGTGCTGGTTGGGGGTGAATGGTCTCCTTCCCTGGATGGCCTCGACCCCCAGGCTGACCCGCAGGTGCTGGTGCGTACCGCCATCCGCTGTGCGCAGGCCCAGACTGGCATTGATTTGAGCGGCTGTACCAAGTGGTGAGTGGGCTTCCTGAGCCTCAGCTGCACCAACGCACCAGGTTGGGGAGGTTTTGTTGGGAAGGCCCGGTCCCTGCCCCTTTCTGCTGGTTAGCTCTCTGCCCCCTAGTCCCGTTCCTTCCCCCTCTGGTGCCTCAGGGTAGGGTGGGGTGTATGCCAAAATCTGGCTGAGCCACCAGGCTGCACTTGAGACTCCCTGGAGTTGTCCTTGCACCTTGTAGGGTGCTTGTGTGGTTGCGGCCTCCCCACTGACTGATCATTTCTTGAGGACTTGGTCTGTAGCTTTCCTGTTGTGTCTTCAAAGCTTGGTTCGCAGTGTGTGCTCATTGAGTGCTGACTGGAAACTGAAGCCCTTGCCTGTGAACGTGGTGTCTGCGTGGAGTTGTCACTAAAGAAGTTAGTACCTCCTTTTGCCATGTGCAGGTGGCGCTTTGCCGAGTTTCAGTACCTGCAGCCGGGACCCCCCCGGCGGCTTCAGACAGTGGTGGTGTACCTGCCGGATGTCTGGACCATCATGCCTACTTTGGAGGAGTGGGAGGCCCTGTGCCAGCAGAAAGCTGCAGAGGCAGCTCCCCCAACCCAGGAGGCACAAGGGGTAAGGCTGTGCCTTAGCCAGCAGCGGGGGATATAGGTGGCCTAATCCCGGGACCCAGAGGGTCTCATTTCAGCTGTTGTCACAGGAAACGGAGCCTACTGAACAGGCACCTGATGCCTTGGAGCAAGCAGCAGACACTTCTAGACGGAACGCAGAAACTCCAGAGGCCACCACACAGCAGGAAACGGACACTGATCTCCCAGAGGCCCCTCCACCCCCCCTAGAACCTGCTGTCATCGCACGCCCTGGCTGTGTAAACCTGTCCCTCCATGGGATTGTGGAGGATCGGAGGCCAAAGGAAAGGATCTCTTTTGAGGCAGGTGTCAAGAGTCTTGGGGAGGCTGTGGGCTGGGATTTGTGGGCCTGAAGCAGTCTTTCTTCCTGATGCTCATggaccctcccacctccccatcaGGTGATGGTGCTGGCCGAGCTGTTTCTGGAGATGCTCCAGAGGGATTTTGGCTATAGAGTTTATAAGATGCTACTGAGCCTTCCTGAAAAGGTCGTGTCCCCACCTGAACCTGAGAAGGAGGAGGCGGCCAAGGAAGAAGCCACCAAGGAGGAAGAAGCCATCAAAGAGGAGGTGGTCAAGGAGCCCAAGGATGAGGCACAGAATGAGGGCCCGGCTACAGAGTCAGAGGCCCCGCTGGTGAGTACCCTGCCACCTCGGGCTGTCATAGTGCTTACCGTGACCGCGCACCTTTACCCCGGGCTCTGTTCCGAGCGCTTCCTGTGCCTTAGCTCATTCCCTGCACCCTTGCTCGGCATGGACTGAGGCcgcacagctagtaagtagcacaCCTAGTGCAAGGGAAGGTGGCGCAGAGTGCAGGGAGCATGGCTGAGCAGCCTGACAGCACAGAAACCCTTGTCACTGAGAACGCTTGGCAGAGTGGGGTGCTTTGATTGCCTGATGGTTAACTAGAAAATTTTGTAGGCCGGGCGctgtagctcacccctgtaatcccagcactttgggagaccgaggtgggcagatcatgaggtcaggagtttgagaccagcctggccaatatagtgaaacgccgtctctactaaaaatacaaaaattagccgggtgtggtggtgcatgcctgttttctcagctactcgggaggctgaggcaggagaatcgcttgaacccgggaggcggaggttgcagtgagccgaggtcgcgccactgcagtccagcctgggcgagagagtaagactctctgtctcaaaaaagaaaaaaaaagatttgtaaacCTTTTCTAAAATActagtctgcttttttttttttttttttttttttttttttggggagatggagtcttgctctgtcacccaggctgaagtgcagtggcgcaacctcggctcactgcaacctctgcctcccaggttcaaacgattctcctgcctcagcctctctccagtaggtgggattacaggcacctaccaccatgcccagctaatttttgtagagatggggtttcaccatgttggcctggctggtcttgaactcctgacctcaggagtgctgggattacaggtgtgagccaccatggccagctgcTGCTTGTTTAAATACTATCAATCAAATGAATGTAATTTCTTCTGGGACCAAGATCAACTCCTGAGGAAAAAAGCCCAGGTGTCTGGCGATGCCCTGGCATGCTCTGAATCCCACTTAATGAAATTAAATACATGAAATGAGACGGTATCTGTAGAGCCCTCCATACAGTGCCTGGGGCATAGTTGATACTCAGGTGTCAGCCATGCTTACTATTGGTAATTATGGTAACTGCCTGCCTTTTCCTTATAACCTTTGTCTGCCTCTGTAGAAGGAGGATGGGCTTTTGCCCAAACCACTCTCTTCtgggggagaggaagaagaaaaacccCGGGGCGAGGCTTCTGAGGACCTGTGTGAGATGGCCCTGGACCCAGAACTGTTGCTTCTGAGGGATGATGGAGAGGAGGAGTTTGGTATGTTGAGTGGTGAGAGGGGAGCTTGCAGGCTTGGGATGTGGCTTTCCAcctgtggccaagctggttttcatttttgtactGTGGAGTTGGGTGGGCCCTGCTCTCCATTTATCTTGGCCTTTCTGTAGCAGGAGCAAAGCTGGAGGATTCGGAGGTCCGGTCCGTTGCCTCAAACCAGTCAGAGATGGAGTTCTCTTCACTTCAGGACATGGTGAGGCCTCTTCTCGACCACTCTGGGTCTCAGTGGTGGTGAGGCTTGGCAAGGCCTCTGGCCCACTCCTGGGAGAAGGATGCTTACCAGTGACTTCCTTTCTTGATGGACCCAACACACAGTGTGGTCCTTGGCTCATGGAAGGGCACGTTCATAGGCTCCAGGAGAACATTTCAGTGTCTGTTGGGGTGAATGGGAGAGGGGTATTTGATCCTCTCCTGAGAGAGGAGCACAGGAGCTTTTGCCAAAGTGGGCCAGAGAGGAAGGCTGGCTTGGGCGTGATGAACATCAGGCAAGGTgcttgatgttttgttttttagagacggggtttcgctgtgttgcccaggctggagcacagtggttattcacaggcatgaatatagtgcactgcagcctcgaactcctgggttcaagtgattctcctgccttagcctccccagcagctgggacttcaggcatgcatCACTGCATGTGGCCCAAGCCACTGGATTCTGGACAGGCTGAatcctgggcgatagagccacTGAGGGAACTATTTGCAAATCCTgctcatctttgttttctttgcagcCCAAGGAGCTGGATCCCTCTGCTGTGCTCCCCTTAGACTGTCTGCTTGCTTTTGTGTTCTTTGATGCCAACTGGTGTGGCTACTTGCACCGGCGAGACTTAGAGAGGATCCTCCTTACCCTTGGGATCCGGCTCAGTGCAGAGCAGGTACCTTCTTTCCTCTGCCCCAGCACATGGGCACAGGCCTGCACTTACTCCTGCTCTAGGTTCCCGCCCATGGCCAGGGTCGGGGACGGGGCCTTCTGATCAGCAGATGTGTTTTCTGCAGGCCAAGCAGCTGGTCAGCAGGGTGGTGACCCAGAACATCTGCCAGTACCGGAGCCTTCAGTACAGCCGCCAGGAGGGCCTGGATGGTGGCCTTCCCGAGGAGGTGCTCTTCGGTATGTTCTGGGGCCCTGCAGCCTTCCTGGGGCACGGGCAGGGCAGGCTGCCCTCTCTGGAGACTCcatcctgaattctttttcacgGTTCTCTCTAGGAAACCTGGACCTGCTGCCCCCTCCTGGGAAAAGCACGAAGCCAGGTGCTGCCCCCACAGAACACAAAGCCTTGGTGTCCCACAATGGCAGCCTGATTAACGTGGGGAGCCTGCTGCAGCGCGCGGAGCAGCAGGACAGCGGCCGGCTCTACCTAGAGAACAAGATCCACACACTGGAGCTGAAGCTGGGTGAGGGCCTGGGGCTGCAGCCACCATGGGGTCACATGCAGACCAGTAGGGAACCTGCTGCTTAGGCTCAGGCCCTGCCCTGTGCTCTGGGCCTTGATGGAGCAGCCGTCCCCGTTTCCTTCTCCACCTTGCAGAGGAGAGCCATAACCGTTTCTCAGCCACTGAAGTAACCAATAAGACGCTGGCGGCAGAGATGCAGGAGCTGCGAGTCCGGCTGGCGGAGGCCGAGGAGACCGCCCGGACGGCGGAGCGACAGAAGAGCCAGCTCCAGCGGCTGCTGCAGGAGCTCCGCAGGCGTCTGACCCCCCTGCAGCTGGAGATCCAGCGGGTGGTGGAAAAGGTAAGGTGGGGGTGGACCAGGAGGCAGCACAGCTCCTTTCCCTGAGCTCCAAAAGTCCCCAGAAGGGCGCTTGCCCGTGTCGGGAGTGACCAGAGGGCCAGCAGGCACCGGCTTCGTCTTTCCATCGCTTGCCAGGCAGTGTGCCCCTGGTTGCAGGTTCTCTGGGAATTGAGCAGTCAGCAGCGTGCAGTGGGAGCTTCCCAGCAGGAGGCAGTCCGCAGTCCGCAGTCCTCAGATCACCTTGCCAGGCCCGATTCTGGGTACATCATCTGTTTCAAACAGGCTGACAGCTGGGTGGAGAAGGAGGAGCCGGCACCTAGCAACTGACGGCCTCGCACGGAACTGCCATCCTGTGAGGGCAGCGGTGGCGCCCGGCAAAGTTGGAGCCCTTGCGGTACCAGAAAGCAGCGAGAGCGAGACCTGGGAGCCAGGGCAGGGGTGGCTGACCCCATGCTCAGCCTCTAGGGGACGGCAGGCCATCAGGCTGGGGGCTGTGCTATGTGGGATGGATGTGTGAGGAACCCCGGTTCCACTTAACAACTAAATACAACATCTTTTGCACCCCTAGAATGTCATTTTGCCCTCAACCTTGGTATTTCTCCTGGGGCCCTTTTAGTCTTGTGCTGACTTTCTCCTGTCCTCTTCCAGTTTAGAATAAGACAGGGGAGAAAAAGGCTTTTCGAGTGTGGGACAAGGTCTGATGTCAGTGAACGGAACTGAAGAGCAAGACATGGAGCCTGGCTGGGGCTAAGCAGCCCCCTCCTCCGGATGGCACAGGCTCTGCTAGGTTCCGGACACAGGCTTCTGGGGGAAGGGTCTCCCTTGGCCATCACGGGAATGGAGTCCATGCTAGAAAGAGCTCAGTGTTGGGCTGGGTTTGCCAGTAGAACACTGCGTTCCAGTCACCCCGGTCTTGCCAGAAGAAACCAGCACCTCTTTCCCGTGGCTCCTGTGTTCAGAATGTGGTATTGGCTCTGGCCCAGCCTTCTCCCCTGTTACCCATAATTCTTGCCTCTTTCCATAATCCGTGGTTTCAGTTTGACTTTGTATATaaagttggggttttttttttttttttttggcttgttttttaaataaaccaaaGTCAAAAACAAACTGAGAGTGTGTCCTCCACAGCTCTTCCTACTCTCCTAGGCTTGCCCGCGTGCCCTCCCACCCAGCGCCTCTGCTGGACCACGGTGCAGTTCGCTCCAGAAGGTGGGCCAGGGCCGGGGAGGTGCGCACACACCCCTGGCATGCTGGGCTGCCTGCTGGAGGGTGCTGCTGCTCCGTGGAGGGCAGCAGGCCCAGGAAGGGGTTTCCTCTGCTCGCCTAAGTTACAGCACAATACTATGTGGACGTTTCATTGaaaattttacttgaaaaaataaaattccagataCTCAGGTGAGACACAAACCCACTGTTCCTGCTTTGAGACCTGTGAATTCTTGTGGGACAGTTCCACTGACAGCTTGCGTTCCCGAGGTACCAGTCCTCAGTGACCTCGGGAACCCCAACCACTTAGGTCCCAAAGCCACAAGGGTGCCCTTTGTCTTGCTGGGAAGCTGGCTGAGGGCCTGCCAGGGCTGGAGGACCAGCTCTCCCGCACAGGGTTCAGGGCCTCTCCCAGAAAAAAGAGGTTTTGAAGTGAAAAGGCAACGAGGGGCCAGAGGGCTCCCCAGGATGGGTCTTTTGGAGGTAGATTTGATGCCCACAACGCATGCAAGGCTAAGACCCCCAACTTAGCCAACGAAGCCCATGGCCTCAGAAGGGCTGCAGCTTGCTCAGGCCGTGGGCCAGGATGCATGCTGGACGGTTCTCCAAATAAAAAAGCCCCAAGGGTTTGTCTACACTGCTTACCTGCTGGGGCTGTGAGTGGGGAGACGGCGGCCTGCCTAGGGCTCCTGGTGCCAGGCTCAGGAAGAGTCATTCATTGCAAAGGGCCGGCAAGTGAACCAGGGCCACCTCTGTCCCCAGCCTGTGAGAGGAGCAGCTAGCCCTGAGAAGGGCAAGGATGAATGAGGCTGACCACGTCACAGGAGTCCTCCAAGAGTGACGGGGATTCAGTCATCGGCCACAATGGAGAGGGCCCGGAGCTCACTGAGTTTGGCCTCGTTCTCCCGCTCCCGCTGCTCATCGGAGTGGCCTGGCTGGTCAAGCTGATGGGACAGGTCTCCAAAGATCTTGTGCATTTCCGAGTAGTACACAACCTGGGGGAGGCGACAGGGGTTGGCACGTGCTGGCTCCAGGGAACCGTGTGCTTCAGGGGGCCAGAGGCTCACACTTCTCTGCTACCCCCTGCCCTTACCCATCTGGAGCTGTGCAGCAGCGTGCCTTTGGGGATATGCAGGGCACGGAAGGGCTCTAGCTGAGACTGAACCAAAAGGAGCCGGGGAGCAACAGGGCCTCAGTGGCTGGAGGTGGAGGCGCCCCTGCTTCGGGCTCCTGGTTCCCCCAGCAGCAGGTGCAGGAAGGCATGGGCCTCCTAGGGCGACTGTGGAATGATGGGCACCATGACTGGAGTTTTACTGCTTTTTGTAAGCTAGGGGAGAACCCAAGGCTTTTGTCCATGGCAGAAAGACAGCATGGTAGGCTGATGGCTCCCAAAGCCCTAAGCCAGCTTTAGAGGCACAGGCAAGAAAGGGGATGCCCGTCTAGCCTTCTGTTCCCTCCCAACTTGCATCCCACCCTTGCTCATGGCCCAAGCTGCGTGGCCAGGGGGACAGCTCAGAGGCCAGGTTCACTGCCAGGGTCCCTCTAGGGAGGCACCAGAAATGGTGTGGGAGGGGACACAGGGTTGAGGGTGGGGCAGGTGGAGGAATGGGGAAGCCCGTCAATTCTCCCAGATGGCTGAGGACCAGGGGCTTTTCCACAGACAATAGGGGCcacttctgcctcagtttctaccTCATGACCCAATGAAAGCATGCAGTTTCCTGAAAGCTTCCACGTTTCACTCTAGACATGAGGAGGAGCTCTAGACACTAAGGGGACCTTGTGGGAAATGCCAGGTGGGGCGGGGACCCACGGCTGATACTCCTGAGGCGAGATTTCCGCCGGCCGAGGGGGTGCTAAAGTGAGCTGGTCTCAACACACTGCTGTCACCTCTGGGCTGGCGGcggcccaccctgcccccactccCTGCCCAAGCCACTGTGCGCTGAGTCACTGGGAATACTCACTTCTCCATGACTAATGGCAGCCGGGCGGGCGAGGGGGAGGCTGGGGCCCAAGAGGCAGTCAACAGCCCCCAGCAATGCTGCCTGGTTAAAGGGCATCCCTGGCCTCCCATCTGCTCCAACCTGGACACGCGGGAGCCTGGCACCCTGTGGCTTCCTCCTGTGAGCAACAGGAGGGAGGGTGCAGGGCAGCACCCAGGTGACAGTGAGGAAGAGGCAGGCCCAGGTCTCCCGTGAACCCAATGGGGCGGCTGGAGGGAGCCCTCGCTGCAGGAGCAAGTGTCAGGAGAAGTCCCTACCTCCTCCTGCAGAAGGCTCTAGGTCTCACTGCCCCCTAAAGATGGCACAGGACCAAGTACGTGGGTCACTGACAAGGTCCCGCCCCGGCATGAACCCTGCTCAGGTGTCCTGACTGGGGCAGGTGGCCACCCTGACTTTGGCCCGGCAGGGTGGGTGTGCACTGGCCAGGCTTCACGGCTGCGACTACGGGCCTGCAGGAAATGGCCACTGGAGGGCGCCAGACGCCCAGCCACGCTCAGACCACCCGGGCCAGGAGGGGCAGAGCCACAGGGACCTGGCAGGGTGCCACGGGTGTTGGGGTACTAAGGCTGTTGCTGAGCGCAAGCCATCAGCAGGGTCCTGTGTGGAAGGGACCCGCTTCTGGCATGGGTGCCCACCCTTTTCTATTTTGCCAGTTGGGGGAACAATCCTTCCTAAAggcttgaagatggaggagggtGAGGAGCATGCCACTCCGTGTCCTCCCGTCCCCGAGTGGAAGGAGACGCTGGGGCCTGGCCCGTGTCTGACCCCCAGTGGCGCCCCCATGCCTCCAGGCCTGCCTTTCCACCCCAGGGCCCTAGGAGCAGCCCTGATTGTGGCTCTCCCCAGGGCTCTGGAGCCCCCTTCCTTAGTGGTTCCAAGGCAGGACTCCCGCCGTTTCCTGCTAAAAAGACTGGCTCACGGTAGGCAGGGGAGGGGAGCTGAGTCCTCAGAAAAGGCCTCCATTCTCCAGATCCCTTTCTTCTCGGCACCACCCTGGGCCAAGAAACCGCCCACTTGAGGGTGCGGGGCAGAGGAGCTACTTATAGTGAAATGTAGAGAGATCCATGGCGGAACTGCTGGACCAAAAGGGAACCTCGGCCATTCCTGGTATGGGATTTACCAGAGAGCAATGTGAGGAGTCTAACAGCAGACAGGTCCCCCAAGTCGCTGAGCCTGGGACTCTGGTAATGGAATGAATTCCTTCAGGGCTTTGCCTGGGGTGGGTGCCCTGTCTTTACGGAGAATGGCTAAGCCACccttccagtgtgggtgacagggAGTGGCATGAGCTGTGTATACCAAGCCCAGGGGAAGAGCACCTGGCGGCCTCACCTGAGCTCGGATGAGGGACTCAAAGCTGGGCTGGAAGTAGTCGAGGCGGCTGCCGTAGAAGCGCGGCATCTCCTCCAGCAGCTGCCTGTTCTTGGCTTCAAAGTCCTCCCGCACAGGCCGCAGCTCCTCTCGTGCCTAGGGAACAAGACCTGGGTGTCAAAACTCTCTCACTGCTGGGTGCCGGATACgggatgggtggggtggggacgtCTGGTGTCTTGGTGCCCCCAGGTGAGGGGAGGGACTTACCACAGGTGACCACGATGGCCCACCTGTCTAGCCCCTGCCCACCTGTCTCCCCTGGTACCTGGTGGAGCTTGGCCAGCACTGGCCCcgtcttctccttttcctcataCTTCTCCACCTTGGCCTGCAGCCTCCTGTAGTCCTGCAAGGCCTGTTCCCGCCTCTTCACAGCCATGTTGAGGCTCGGGAAGACACTGCCGAACCTGTGGGACAAGCT contains:
- the BIN3 gene encoding bridging integrator 3 isoform X1; translation: MSKSAVKISLDLLSNPLCEQDQDLLNMVTALDTAMKRMDAFNQEKVNQIQKTVIEPLKKFGSVFPSLNMAVKRREQALQDYRRLQAKVEKYEEKEKTGPVLAKLHQAREELRPVREDFEAKNRQLLEEMPRFYGSRLDYFQPSFESLIRAQVVYYSEMHKIFGDLSHQLDQPGHSDEQRERENEAKLSELRALSIVADD
- the BIN3 gene encoding bridging integrator 3 isoform 2 (isoform 2 is encoded by transcript variant 2) → MENFSTMSKSAVKISLDLLSNPLCEQDQDLLNMVTALDTAMKRMDAFNQEKVNQIQKTVIEPLKKFGSVFPSLNMAVKRREQALQDYRRLQAKVEKYEEKEKTGPVLAKLHQAREELRPVREDFEAKNRQLLEEMPRFYGSRLDYFQPSFESLIRAQVVYYSEMHKIFGDLSHQLDQPGHSDEQRERENEAKLSELRALSIVADD
- the BIN3 gene encoding bridging integrator 3 isoform 1 (isoform 1 is encoded by transcript variant 1) encodes the protein MSWIPFKIGQPKKQIVPKTVERDFEREYGKLQQLEEQTRRLQKDMKKSTDADLAMSKSAVKISLDLLSNPLCEQDQDLLNMVTALDTAMKRMDAFNQEKVNQIQKTVIEPLKKFGSVFPSLNMAVKRREQALQDYRRLQAKVEKYEEKEKTGPVLAKLHQAREELRPVREDFEAKNRQLLEEMPRFYGSRLDYFQPSFESLIRAQVVYYSEMHKIFGDLSHQLDQPGHSDEQRERENEAKLSELRALSIVADD